CCACTCTATATAAATTTTTAAATGTATATATGTAGTACAAATTATACAAAAATTCCATAAAAAAGAAATCGCTTCGATAAAAAAAGTAAAAATTCTACATTTTATTTGAAAAAGCAACTAAGAACCAATTGTAAAATAAAGAATATTGTAAAAAATAAGGAAGGATAGAAGGTTTTTTTCTAAGGAATGCGAATACAATTATAGTGTATGGAGTTTTAGGATGGAGAGTGGAAATTTTGCGTTTGGTGACGGTGAAGAAAGATGAGAAAGTGTTTATTGGTGTTGTAGACGAAGAGGAAAAGAAAGTGCTGCATTTAAGAGAAGCACAAAAACAAAAGGGTGAAAAAGTTACGCTTCCAATTACCATGTTAGAATGTATTGAAAGAGGAAGCGAATGTATGGAAAAGGTGCGTGAAATTGTAAATTGGGCAAACGAAAATAAACTAGCAGCTTACTATTCCTTACAAGAAGTGAAACTATTAGCTCCTATACCGAGACCACGGAAAAATATTCTTTGTGTTGGGAAGAATTACCGTGAACATGCGATCGAAATGGGAGGAGAGGAATCTATCCCAAACAATATAATGATTTTTACGAAGGCACCTACGACTGTAATAGGGAATGGTGAAAAAATTAATAGCCATTCGCACGCGACGAGTGAATTGGATTATGAAGGGGAACTCGCGATTGTCATTGGAAAGCGAGGCAAACAAATTCCAAAAGATAAAGCAATGGAATATATATTTGGTTATACGATTGTAAATGATATAACAGCGCGGGATATTCAAAGGAAGCATAAACAATTTTTCTTGGGGAAAAGTTTTGATACATTTTGCCCGATGGGGCCGTATTTAGTGCATACATCAGGGATTCAGTCTCCCAGTCAATTACACATTGAAACAAAGGTAAACGGGGAAGTTAGACAAACTTCTAATACGGAAAATATGATATTTCCGATAGAAGAAATTATTTCTACTGTGAGTAAAGGAATGACGCTTGAGCCTGGAGATATCATTGCAACCGGGACGCCCGCGGGCGTTGGAAAAGGCTTTAATCCACCAAAATTTTTGCGTGCTGGTGATGAAGTGATCGTAACAGTCGAGGGCATTGGAACATTAAAAAATATCGTAAAGTAAAAGACTACCTTTTTGAAAAGAGGTAGTCTTTCTTTCAATCTTTTAGTTCAAATGTCATTTCAAATCGTAAGAGAGGCTGTCCGAAAAAAGAGGATCGCCTAATTTATATTAAGATAATACAGCTTTAATTTTTTGGAACGCCCACTCTAAATCGTCTTCAGAAATAACAAGAGGTGGTGCGATGCGAATGACATTCTCATGAGTTTCTTTACATAGTAAGCCTTCTTCTTTTAATTTCTCGCAATATGGACGAGCAGGCGTATTTAATTCGATTCCAATAAATAATCCTTTACCACGAACTTCTTTAATCATAGGATTCTTAATTTCTTTTAATTGGCCGATTAATTTTTCTCCTAGTTGAAGAGAGCGCTCTGTTAATCTTTCATCTTGTAATACATCGAGAGCGGCAATCGAAACGGCACATGCAAGTGGATTACCGCCGAATGTAGAACCGTGAGAACCTGGTTCAAATACGCCTAGAATATCGCGGTTTGCTGCAACACAAGAAATTGGGAATACGCCGCCGCCTAGTGCTTTACCAAGGATATACATATCAGGGATGACCTCGTCCCAATCACATGCAAATAGCTTACCAGTACGGCCTAGTCCTGTTTGAATTTCATCTGCAACAAATAGAACATTCTCTTTCTTACATACATCATATGCTTCTTTTAAGAATCTAGCTGGTGGAATGTTGATGCCAGCTTCACCTTGAATTGGTTCTAAAATAAATGCTGCTGTATTCGGTGTAATAGCCGCTTTTAATGCTTCTAAATCGCCGTAAGGGATTACGATAATACCAGGAAGCATTGGGCCAAATCCGCGTTTATATTCATCGTTGGACGACATAGAAACTGCGCCCATTGTACGTCCGTGGAAGTTGTCTTCACAAACGATAATTTCAGCCTTATTTTCTTCTACTTTTTTCACATCATATGCCCAGCGGCGTGCTGTTTTGATTGCAGTTTCAACAGCTTCCGCGCCTGTATTCATTGGAAGAATCATATCTTTATGAGTAAGTTGTGCTACTTTTTCATACCAAGGGCCTAATTGGTCGCTATGGAAAGCACGTGAAGTAAGTGTAACGCGATTTGCCTGTTCAATTAAAGCATTGATAATCTTTGGATGACGATGTCCTTGGTTTACTGCAGAATATGCACTAAGTAGGTCCATATAACGATTACCTTCAGGATCTTCTACCCAGACACCTTCAGCTTTTGCGATTACGATTGGAAGTGGGTGGTAGTTGTTAGCTCCGTATGTGTCTGTAAGTTCAATAATATCCTTTGTTTCAATCATGATTGTTCCCCCTTTTGTTATTACAAGAAGTTTGTAAATACTCTAAATATTATATCATTTAAATGTGAAAAAGCGAAACATTTCCTAAAAAAGAAATAGACATGTTATCATATAAAGTGAATAAGTGTGACAAAGAGGAGGTTGGGGATTGTGACAACACATTTGCATATTACAGCATGGATATTAGGACTTCTTTTATTCTTTGTGGCGTATTCTATGTATACGGCAGGGAGAAAAGGAAAAGGTGTACATATGGGATTGCGTCTTATGTATATGATCATTATTGTAACGGGCTTTCTGTTGTATCAAAGCATTATGAAAACAGCTACAGGCAACATGCACATGTGGTACGGCATTAAAATGCTAGTAGGCATTTGGGTTATTGCTGCAATGGAAATGATTCTTGTGAAAACAAGTAAACAAAAACAAGCAGGAGCGTTTTGGGTGCAATTTATTATTGCGTTTGTTGTTGTACTATACATTGGATTACGATTGCCAATGGGATTTGCACCATTTGCGTAAAACAAAACCATCTTATTTTCCGTACGGAAGCATAAGATGGTTTTTTATTATATCTTGTTTATTGTGCATCTATATGCAATACTTCCCCATTTGCCTTTGTAAATTGAAATATATCTTTAGCACATGAGGAATAGCGGACATAATGATGGTGAAGAGCACATATCATGTCTTCGTTATCAAATAAAAGAATATTGACGCCTTCACATGGTTGCTCTTTCGGCTGCAATGATAAGAAGTTATGACAATAGATACAATCGTATAAAGAATAATGAATTGTTTGCAAAGTATCGATGAATAGAGAGAATGCAGAGTCAGATAGTTCTTCTATCCATTCGTTGTAACTGAAGAGCAATTTTTTTCGAATTCGTATCATTTCACCATTTTGCAAAGGGTGATGTTCATCGGCAATTTGCAATATATTTTTTTCGTAAAAGCGAGCTGGCAACCAATTGTTGTTATATAAAACTTCAAATCCATCTTCAATGATATCTTCTAATAAAAAAGCTTCATCATTCTCATCATCAAAAAAAATCCATTCATCGTTTATATACTCCACGTTCCCGATTGTATGAGCGCGCGGTTGATTATACAAAATATGTTTACGTTGTTTCATTTGTTATGTCTCCTTTTATAAAACTTGTTATTTCTGTTATGGACAGTTCAGGAACGCTTTATAAGTATGGAACACCTAATTTATATTGGGCATAGAATAAACACACACTTTAAGTAATAAATGCTTCATCATGAGAACCAATTAGGCTTTTACATGTCATATCTTCATTTTTCCTTTTTGGTTCTATTCAGCTTTTGAACGGAGTAAAGTTATACGGATATAGGATAGGAAGGATGATTTATATGTGCGGGATTACTGGATGGATTGACTATAAGCGGGCGTTAGAAGGAGAAAAAGAGACCGTTATGAAGATGACGGAAACGCTTGCAAAACGCGGGCCAGATGATACGAATATTTGGATTGATAAACATGTTGCTTTTGGACATAAACGATTAATTGTAGTAGATCCAGAAGGCGGAAAACAGCCGATGACTTGTCTAAAGGAAGAATCCAACTATACAATTTGTTACAATGGCGAGCTATATAATACAGAAGATATTCGAAAAGAGTTATTGCGAAGAGGTTACACATTTAAAGGACATTCCGATACTGAGGTGCTATTAGCTTCTTATATAGAATGGAAAGAAGAGTGTGTTAATCATTTAAACGGTATATATGCTTTTGCAGTATGGGACGAGAAAAAAGAGCATATTTTTATCGCAAGAGATCGTTTAGGGGTAAAACCATTATTTTATAAATACGATAGCGGAAGATTACTGTTCGGTTCAGAACTGAAAGTTATATTGGTGCATCCTGATGTCAAGGCGGAAGTAACGATAGAAGGTTTGGCAGAAATATTTGGACTTGGCCCATCTAGAACTCCTGGACATGGTGTATATGCTGGTATTCAAGAATTGCGGCCAGGCCACGCACTTACATTTTCAAAAGATGGTTTATGTGTATGGAGATATTGGAATGTAGAAAGTAAGAGGCATGAAGATTCATTTGAAGAAACGGTCGAGAAAACAAGGTTTTTATTACAAGATGCAATTACGAGACAATTGGTTTCAGATGTACCGCTATGCACATTTTTGTCGGGCGGAGTCGATTCAAGTGCAATAACGGCAATTGCCGCAAAAGAATATGAGCGCTCCGGAAAGGGACAGTTACACACATATTCTATCGATTATGAAGATAATGAAAAATATTTTCAAGCAAACGCTTTTCAGCCAAATTCAGATGCACCATTCATTGACCTCATGACGGAAACGTTCCGTACAATCCA
The window above is part of the Bacillus cytotoxicus NVH 391-98 genome. Proteins encoded here:
- a CDS encoding YisL family protein, with the translated sequence MYTAGRKGKGVHMGLRLMYMIIIVTGFLLYQSIMKTATGNMHMWYGIKMLVGIWVIAAMEMILVKTSKQKQAGAFWVQFIIAFVVVLYIGLRLPMGFAPFA
- a CDS encoding DUF2777 domain-containing protein, which gives rise to MKQRKHILYNQPRAHTIGNVEYINDEWIFFDDENDEAFLLEDIIEDGFEVLYNNNWLPARFYEKNILQIADEHHPLQNGEMIRIRKKLLFSYNEWIEELSDSAFSLFIDTLQTIHYSLYDCIYCHNFLSLQPKEQPCEGVNILLFDNEDMICALHHHYVRYSSCAKDIFQFTKANGEVLHIDAQ
- a CDS encoding ornithine--oxo-acid transaminase — protein: MIETKDIIELTDTYGANNYHPLPIVIAKAEGVWVEDPEGNRYMDLLSAYSAVNQGHRHPKIINALIEQANRVTLTSRAFHSDQLGPWYEKVAQLTHKDMILPMNTGAEAVETAIKTARRWAYDVKKVEENKAEIIVCEDNFHGRTMGAVSMSSNDEYKRGFGPMLPGIIVIPYGDLEALKAAITPNTAAFILEPIQGEAGINIPPARFLKEAYDVCKKENVLFVADEIQTGLGRTGKLFACDWDEVIPDMYILGKALGGGVFPISCVAANRDILGVFEPGSHGSTFGGNPLACAVSIAALDVLQDERLTERSLQLGEKLIGQLKEIKNPMIKEVRGKGLFIGIELNTPARPYCEKLKEEGLLCKETHENVIRIAPPLVISEDDLEWAFQKIKAVLS
- a CDS encoding fumarylacetoacetate hydrolase family protein codes for the protein MRLVTVKKDEKVFIGVVDEEEKKVLHLREAQKQKGEKVTLPITMLECIERGSECMEKVREIVNWANENKLAAYYSLQEVKLLAPIPRPRKNILCVGKNYREHAIEMGGEESIPNNIMIFTKAPTTVIGNGEKINSHSHATSELDYEGELAIVIGKRGKQIPKDKAMEYIFGYTIVNDITARDIQRKHKQFFLGKSFDTFCPMGPYLVHTSGIQSPSQLHIETKVNGEVRQTSNTENMIFPIEEIISTVSKGMTLEPGDIIATGTPAGVGKGFNPPKFLRAGDEVIVTVEGIGTLKNIVK
- the asnB gene encoding asparagine synthase (glutamine-hydrolyzing); translation: MCGITGWIDYKRALEGEKETVMKMTETLAKRGPDDTNIWIDKHVAFGHKRLIVVDPEGGKQPMTCLKEESNYTICYNGELYNTEDIRKELLRRGYTFKGHSDTEVLLASYIEWKEECVNHLNGIYAFAVWDEKKEHIFIARDRLGVKPLFYKYDSGRLLFGSELKVILVHPDVKAEVTIEGLAEIFGLGPSRTPGHGVYAGIQELRPGHALTFSKDGLCVWRYWNVESKRHEDSFEETVEKTRFLLQDAITRQLVSDVPLCTFLSGGVDSSAITAIAAKEYERSGKGQLHTYSIDYEDNEKYFQANAFQPNSDAPFIDLMTETFRTIHHRCVISNERLAEYLTEAVLVRDLPGMADIDSSLLWFCREIKQKFVVGLSGECADEIFGGYPWFYREDDLQSSAFPWMRSTRAREQLLKEEWRRKLRLQEYVQQRYEESVQEVPVLEGESTVEAKRRQLFYFNMIWFMTTLLDRKDRMSMGASLEVRVPFADHRLVEYAWNIPWEMKMYKNREKGLLRKALEGILPDDILYRKKSPYPKTHNPHYTKVVTRWLQELLEDKGSILHELFDRKKLQELIESGGSAFQTPWFGQLMTGPQLLAHVAQIHIWFKEYGVNIKE